Below is a genomic region from Biomphalaria glabrata chromosome 3, xgBioGlab47.1, whole genome shotgun sequence.
TGGCCAATACTATTGTTTGAGAACATTCGAGTGATATGTAGCGAACGTACGTCAATAATTTATTTGGTCTCCTAAACGTCGTCTACATAAAGATGTACAACATTCGGGAGAGTTTCGGTCATTCTAACATAAGAAAGTCGAGAAGAATCACTTTAGAGGAGACGTACTGAAACGACTTCTTCCAAACGTTTTAAGTCGATGTTGTTGCAGACGCCTCTCTAGAAAACGGTTTACATTTTGAAAGGTCCTTATCAGAAAATGAAACGCTATTAAAAATGACATGTTTCGTCCAACATCGGTACTAATGTCATTTTACTTGGTCAATTATCAACTATGGATTGACTACTACAATGAAAATacaacatgaaatagaaatcgGCATGCTCTACCCCACCCTCTTCCGTTTTGTAAGGACGTCGCGCCTCCTCCCTACACCCCACTCCCAAATGAACCTCGCTTTCCcctaggagggggggggggggcgccccacagtttgagaaatgaTGCGTGATAATGTAGTtgaattatcttatctattacaggcgttacttcaacaaaaaaaataataaaagaagatattacatcctacgcatttcatgtatgTTGATCCATAATTTAAACTTTGATTTAATGAGATCTGACCTTTTCTAAGCAGTGGGGGTAGAAATCCTTAAAGAGCTGACTGATGAGTCAAACAAACTCGAAGATTACGAACTGCATCAACATAGGAAACTTGGTGACTCGTGATGTTGCCTGTTGACAgtttgcaaaatgtttctgCATCTTTAAATTTCCAATTGTCACTAGTCAGAAGAAACGagaaaaggaaatgtttttactgatgtgtattactatttcataaaCGATTCGTTGATTTAGagaattatttaattagtttaaaattgAAATGGAACTTAGTATATATAGGGGCCGTTACGTTTCTTCTTTCCTTTAAGATGCCGGCTACTCTCGTTGATTTGTTCCTAGGCTTTTATGTTGTTTAATATAGCCGGAACATCacctgcttttttaaaaattattttcataaaaatgccaaATTCAATGATCAACCTAACCTACTTTTTAAAcccgtgaattagtgtatctgttacaatgaaatttcatggcccgctctctctttccttctctttcgcccccatttttttttttacctgagcatcgtaatttctcccacattgACTTTTGACTTAatttggaaagacccgcttCTAAGTGCACCCCCCGacacatagatctatatgctggccccgtttattattatttttttttacttacccGCTCCCTCCCTTCCCTCACCAAAAGTTAGCCCTTCGTACACATTCACGTTCGCCTTTCTACTTTTATCTTGGTATTTTGTTCTTctctaaatacaaagaaatatgaTTTTGGTTTTAATACTGTATATAAGATAGGATAATCGTTTATGTGACCccttttgaatgtagcgaaattacaatagatctagatttattttttcaatggtaAGCTATTAGGAtttagtagttgttttttttttttttttttttttttttttacagtgttaCAAAGTAGCCTACCATtcattactttctctctctctctctctctctctcaaaagaCACTAGATCTATCTTGTTAAGATTCCATTTATTCTAAATTTTCATGATAAACACAATGACAAGTTAATATTGCCaactaaatgaaaaacaaaattgagctataattttaacaatttctCAATACGTGTAAGTTATACTTCCTATCCAATCTCCCCTTACCTCTAGTTAGTTCGCTAGTACAAGTGTATCAGCTCGTCCTTTACTCTGTACACCCGATACACCAGAATGCTAgctattcatttttttccccgCTATGTATGAAAATCGCCACTAGACGGAGCATCTATATCGAGCATGATAAATACGATAATCAAATCCGGTTTTAACCGCGTCAATGTCCAGTGGCCCGCATACTTTGGGCATCGTTGCTCGACAAGTCTCTGGAAGATAGTAATGATATGAAGATAGAATATCGCCAGATGTAGCCAAGGTAGCCTACGAACTTCATGCGGGCCACAGAAACGTAAAAGTAGCAGTCCTAAGTCCATGAGAATTTTGTTCCGATAAGAATTCtcgatttagatctaaaaatttgTTTCAGGTTAATTCATTTTAAATCAAGATGTGTGTGGAGACTTTGGAAAACGCAAGAACCTTATTATATAACCAATAGAGGGCTCTGgccacatccttccattcagatctctcctgggcctttcgtctccacgctttaaccccaagctgttgcagatctgcttccacatcatcaaatCCATGTTTATCTCGTGCGTGTGTATAAATCGTACGGGTGGTCCAGAGTGAGACGCTGCTTGCAAGGATAATGTTTTGGCGTGCGTGTCTTGAAATGATCAAGCGTTTAAATTGCTACCCAACAGATAAATCCAGGCTTTGTGGAAGACAGACGATCTGGGCGATACAGGCACAACAGCTATTTTAGCTGCGAAAGAATATGTTAAATAATACGAATGTAACTTTCTTCCATTATCAAGTCTTCTCTGTGCAACCAGGCTATTATGTCATTACTATTAGACATTTTCTGAAACAACAAATGTATTGCCGCTATTAAGTCTATATGTAtcccgcggatacacatttgagaccaaaagaaaatccgctgccgaggaaaGACGCAGAACATCTTAAtcaaccaccggcggacaatggtaaTGCTTGTcccggatgtggcaaaatatgtaggtcacagttggagctgcgtagccacaggaaatactgcattcctcgttaattttcggactcgataacaagccttattattattattaagtctaAATATCTCTAGACACTCTACGCGTTCGTCTTTGTAGATGCATTTGATCCGTATTGGTCCTTTCTTaatatgtataggcctacatatattttggTCGGAGTAAACTGCACATTAAAGAGTTAAATCGAGGTTTTTATTCAGAGCACTGgagaccaaaacaaaggaagaaaaaaaaaaaaaaaagaaaaatgacaaaaataaaaagatatgcGACAGAGGCTGACGCTGCACATGCAACCTACGCACGCCTAGTGTTTTTACTGCTCACGTTGGGTTTAAATCTCAATGCGATTACttgattgtcttttttttaatgacacgTTTTATGGGGTGAGCACCACCTGTTACTCACTATATCTACGTTTACGTGACGTCATTTTCAAATGTATGTCAACTTCCATATATGGCGAGACCCAATCAAGCCCCTTAGcaaaacaaagttaaaaaaaacaacaattggtTTCCCTGTAACTAAGTGACGCAATTTTTTATATGTTCTATTTTTAACAATGATGTCAACCAGCCTACACCTGCTTACGCTTATGTTAATTAGGTCTATGACTTGATATATTGATCCGTTAATGAAGAACAGTAGTGTGAACAACAAATTGTGAAAAAGGAGATTTACCATTTGTATTTTTAGTTCTTATATTAACCagacatattttgttttctttcttggaACTGCGATTTGTGTAAGCAGCCTATTGACCAAACTTGAGCCCGGCGTTCACTTTCTTATCTATTACAATAGGCCCTACCTCTAGGTAACTCGTTTCTCGTGGAAACGAAAACCTTCTGGTTGGGCGGGCTCaaaaacctgggtggacacgAATCTCGAAAATGGCTCAAACGATCTTCCTAGAAATTTTACAGTTGGTGTATATCGTTGTGAAAAGGATTACTAggtagttgaccacattgggaAAAGTCTAGTTTGACCCTTATAATTTTTCGAAGtgtcggtaaaaaaaaaagcaatttaaattaGGCTAGAAAACATTTATCTTGAACGGACTAAATATCTTCAGATATTTTCGCATTctttcaagagtttaataaattaatgttcaggattCAGAAATATTTTGCACATCGCCTTCTAAATCTAAAGGCCAATCATttgaatattataaagtagaataaatgtcccctttttttaaaatctaacattcattcgtgattaagagaaaaataatcgctctataggGCCTAAATTGTACAACCGGAAgtagcgtgtttttttttattatatatactcCATTAATTAAATCAAGGACAAGATTCCATACATTCATGTGTTGGCGAAATCTAAACTTTAAGAAGGCAGCAGTGATTGGCAttttccttgttccatatgctaggacaaatttgtacaaatgctccttcttctctagtgctattagagcatgactGGGCCAGCCAGGAGAACCAATGaatttgcagaatttaagtcattggttaacatgcatgactagatgcttGACGCGTAAAACGTAATCATcgtcttttttgaagtaacgtctgcattgtatagataaaaagatatatttgacatttagaAGCGCAAAGAGAATGAAATAGCATTGGCAGTTTTAAAACCAATATGAtgattgcatttttaaattcatgtaaAGGTagcatatatttcatttttaagaaGGACCTACTGACTATAGAATCCCCATTCACTTAGCTCTCTCGGTGACACACTCAAAAATTGACAATAAATGCAAAGGAAAATTCTATCTATGACGGGCACAAATCCAATAGATCAAATTAAAAGTTAGTAACGGAACATATTAAAAGGCAAGAAAAGAACATGTTTAAATGTAGGATCACACTGATGGcaaaatactttatttattatggcttttatacAGACACATTTATAAAGTGTGGataaatgatataaaaaataaatttaagcaAAAGTGAAATTTAGAGTACACAGTAAGATGATACACAAAATAAGTTCAACATGTAATCCTTGTTGAATATCCTGCATTACAAAATATGCCTTTCCTAcgatttatatgttgttgtttttttcacttagTATTGTTTGCATATCAGACATTGGGTTATCATTAATAAAGTCCAGGAGAATATACTTGCTTAAGTCTATCTTGAATATTTATAatgtttgtaaagaaatagtaaACTTAAACTGGATTACATATCCTTGAGCTTTGTTAATGAACTGTCAAAATAATACATCTGCTAAGGTAAGTGTATCAAAGAATGTCAAACATTCCTCGAAAATTGTCTGCCATGGCTCTGTCTTGCTTTTTGAGTTCCACTTTACACAAATCCATGTACTTCCTAATATTAGCAtctgaaatgaaaaacaaatattgctcTTATGTCACAAGATTAAACTTTGACTCTGTAGATAAAGGAAGATTAGAGAGTATTTCACAACTTCGAGTCTGTAGATAAGGAAGATTAGAGAGTATTTCACAACTTCAAGTCTGTAGATAAGGAAGATTAGAGAGTATTTCACAAAGACCTCACAAGATTTAACcttgagtctgaagattaaggaagaGTAGAATATTTCACAAAGTTATGtagacccagctgtgacctactttTTGTCCATTGCTATGACATAACAATTTAGAAATATAATACAAGGTAAACTAGTTTGGTTTTGACTGACAATCCTACTTAATCCAGTTATGACAATTCGTAAAAAAGGTattttcaacatttaaaaattacaacTTGGATTCAAACTCAAGGCTTGAgcctcaagggaactaattaaACATATACCAACACATCTTTTTCCTTGCTAATCTTTATGGACAAGCAAGATTTCAATGTAACTTATGCCACTTTTGAAAATTTgtcaaactatttttatataagtagcaagcaaaatattttaaaaaagcgttgttgtttttttttttgttgtttttttttaaaatcttatataGGGGGAAGATTCCATGCTTACATCTATATATAtccataatgtagaagttatttccattattcaatataaatcaatataattaataaccaataattaattgactaatttgttaatttttgaatcattcatgttttgttacgtACAAAAAATATGTATCAGCTTGAATGGAGAATGCTTGTGAATGTgttaattatttaaggggactaaacccctACAAATcgagccatatctgtgaatacaaaataaatcccacacatcTAACCCTATGTAGACCcttatgaaactgtaaaccatatcctctttgaattcCTCTTCCTAatccttaggcagaccctactaccacacaagccaacataaccaacacccagTACGGCAGTGctaaacaactgaagagaacagcacactatttttccttgccACAGTCTTCAAAAGAGCTCACAGATCAGCAGTAAAAAGCTGGCTAGAGGAAgaagtatcaaacaaaatattaattaagtaatcaattgactaatttttttactgattcatgtCTTTTCTATAAacgattgtgcaaagtttcaacttgatccgagaatggagaaataaagtgtacatacattttaccagacagacagagtgagtcgatataagctatgtaaaaagTGATCTAAGCTTACCAGGTTTTGCCATTTGAAATGCCGAAAGAGCTCCATCGTAATCTCCTATGGCATACAGTGATGTACCTTTCCTATAGAGAGCTTTAATATTGTTGGGTGAAGCATCTAATGCAAAATTACAGTGTTCAATAATTCTTTCATATTTGGGTGCTGAAGCTTTTAACATGcatgctaaaataaaaaaaataataattagtataCTCATTTCAATCaacaaagttgtatttttaattttaacaaaaactttattatgaaaaatatatatattgaaaataaaaaagttgataAATACCAGCTAAGTTATTGTGACAATCACAAGTTAATGATCTTGCATCATCCATCAAGTCCTGTGTCATTGGGGACTTGCCCTTATTTTTTGGAAGTCCGCTCAAACTGGACAGTAAATCTGGACAATTTGAGCTCAGTCCTTTTAGGTATAGTAAAGCTCTATGGTAGCTCCCAGCTGCTTTGCGAAAGTTTCCTTTCTTGTAGTCTTCAttgcctctatctttgtattCCCTAGCTTTAAGTAATTTTTCAGTGTCACTAATTACGAAACCAGTATTTTCTGCCATGGTGAACAGAGATTAAGCTGGGAGGCTTTTGTTTTAGTGTTTCACTGTAAAAATgagcctaaagaaaaaaaaagtaaaataaataaataagt
It encodes:
- the LOC106062616 gene encoding tetratricopeptide repeat protein 9C-like, producing MAENTGFVISDTEKLLKAREYKDRGNEDYKKGNFRKAAGSYHRALLYLKGLSSNCPDLLSSLSGLPKNKGKSPMTQDLMDDARSLTCDCHNNLAACMLKASAPKYERIIEHCNFALDASPNNIKALYRKGTSLYAIGDYDGALSAFQMAKPDANIRKYMDLCKVELKKQDRAMADNFRGMFDIL